The sequence below is a genomic window from Phoenix dactylifera cultivar Barhee BC4 chromosome 8, palm_55x_up_171113_PBpolish2nd_filt_p, whole genome shotgun sequence.
CCCTTCATCTCTACAATCAAGGAGCAGAGGAATGTCtatctgttttttttataataaaacaaGTATTGAGCTTGCTCCACATGATTTATGATAACATGCAAAGTATAAAACTAATGCCATTTCTAATAAGAAGATTGAGCATGTTAATTGCCATTGAGGCATCAATATCAAATCCATGCCTCAATTAcagcaacatttttttttattttaaagagaAAGATAGCATCTCTTGGGATTCATTCAAAAAaggataaaataataaaaataggtttttttttcctttttgtcctTTATAACCCTTCATATGAACTGACTCAGCATAAACAGTAATAAATCACTCGCAATAGCTAATTGTTCTTGATATATCTCAGCACAGAAAAGTTCAAATAATCGAAGTGTTATCATGAAATAAGTTTTAAGCCAGGCGTCGCCTCCTGCTCTGCTTTCTCCGACTCCTGTAAGGGAGGTCACTCAGGAATCATGATATGTACAAATTAATCATGTCCAAGTATCATACTTAGAAATCCCCATTTCCAACACTAAAAGATTGGCACCGAGCTGCGATGGAAAACCCGTTTCCACATTTCTTTAGTATCCCCCAACTCGATGACTTAATTCCCAACtatatttttaatcacttgccatctcttatttaattttataagcTTCCCTCTACCTTCCTCTCTTCGATACGTTGATAACCTTGCTTAAATCGAGTGCAAGACATCTAAAACTAGCCATCCAAGTTTTCGACTTGTTCGatacctaatttgggcaagcaACAAACAAGAGGGGAAGATTCATGCCACACAAATACCAATCATCAATTGCCAAGTACTTCACACAGACGTATTTGAGCGTAATCTTTAACTAATTTGGAGAGGACTCAAACTCATTTATATTAACTTTTTAAGTTCATTAGACCATGGCGATATTTAAAGTAATGCGAGAGCTAGTCACGACGAGAATGGCATTTAGATTGACTTTATTGGATAATTAAGCTTTAACCATATCAAGGATGAAGGGACCCATTCTCTAATTTAGGCCGTTGTTCCACTTTACAGCCCAAGAGACCGGCCTTGTTCTCGCATAAGCAAGTGTTTGGGCCAAGGCATTATGGGCCGGCCCATCTATTCGAATCCGGTCTCGGTCCGTTTGATTTGGTTCcttctatttcatccaaataatGACTCTCGCCCTGTTCGTGCCTATCTCCAACTTCGATCTTGAACCTCGAAACATGTGAACTTCCCAACAAAAGTAGCCTCCAAAGGTTTCAGTAAATAGCTATGTACCTGGCTATGTTTGTAATGCAGCCTCCAGGAAAAGCTGGTGCACGCTACCAATCACTGCAGTGTATTGCGATGGACCAATTACTAAAATGAGCATATGATCACTGGAACCTCTTGTGGTTGAAATTTGGCCTAAGGGCGACCAAGCCAGAAGGGAGCCGAGAAGATGCCGGCCAGAAATGGAGAAAGAGGGCTGCCTCCGGTGGTCCGGGGTACCTCCGAGAAGATGCCGGCCGGTAAGGAGCAAGATGGCCACCTCCCTGTGCTCCGgcatacctgcacaaagccttggcCAGAGATTCCGGTGAAGGCCCTCCGATGGTTAAGTTACCCGGGCTTTTTTGTGAAGAGGAGAGCTTTCTGAGTGCCTTTGATGACCTCTTGTCGCTCAAAAATAGTTTGTAGAAGCTTAAGAATGCCTGTAAAAGCTTACCGAGGGTCTTTTCCTATCCCTTTTATCGGGTGAGGGTGGCGGCTGTTACCTAAAATTTTGGGCTAAGATGTGATCAGCTAGTCAATAGCTGGAGATGGCGTGTCGGCAAATGCGGCAGGATGTAACCCTTAGCAGGCGTGGCAGGGTATGACCCTTGACAGGTGGGACAAGGTATGGCCCTTAGTTGACACATCATGGCTCTTGGTAGGGCCGAGGTTAGCTTGGCTCTGAGGTCTGCTCTGCTGGAATTGGGTGACTCCATACCGaaataggacgatccattttgcctcctaTCAAAACCCATGCTTAGTATGTGGCATGCACGGGCAAGGCCGTGCATGCAGTGcatgcaataattttttctTAATTGGAAGCCACAAAATTTCTCCAGTCATGGCCTACATCGGTCTCTTCTTTTTGGTGCTCTTCCACTTCTCCGAGTTCTCTCTCCAGGTAGCGCCTGCTTACGAGACTCGGATAAACAACAACGATTCCACTCCATTCACTGCCCATGCACTGTGCGTGCGATGCTTCTTACAGGTGCAGCTAACGCTAGACCGCGGCTGGCATTCCCTTCAATTTGCTCTCGGATTCTACATCTCGTCGACCATTGTTATACCTTGCCATCAAGATCCGAGACTCGACAAATTGATCCAATCTACGGCCTAAATCTGCTCAGGTGGTCTGGAGAGCAAAGCTGCATAGAGGACAGAATTAAGCTCATATCAAGCCTTTCAACCACTTATTTGGGGGATGGTTGGTTGGTTCTATCAGTAACGTCTTTCGTGGATCGCAACCCATATCAAATCAGACCCTATGTCCCATATCAAGAGAGAAAGCTCAGCCTGCTTCCCTATTTCTTTGCCATATGTGTGGCTGGCGTGGAGATGCCTGGTTATATAGCTAAGGATGGAGATGAAAGGAAGGAGCCGGGAGATGATTAAGTCCGGTATACATGAAATATGAGATATATTAGTCGGACTAGATCTATGAGCTCAATGGTGGATCAGTTCAATCACGAACTAACACACGCAAAGATGGACAAAAtgaaataaaaggaggagggtaaTACCGATATATTGGTTCATAGTTGGACTAGTCTAGCAGCTAAAAGTTTCATAATGAAATATGGGTTACTTGGATTTTACTGATATGACAAAAATACCCTGAGTCTTTCGGGCAAGATTTGGCTAGAACATAATTGCACAAACCGGCCGAGAATAGGACAATAATTATTACCATCCCAATCGGAAATTCGAGAATCCTGAAGGATACGGAATTATTTATTTCTCATTTAATGTCTtattcataaaataaaaaaataaaaaattgtacatatcaaaaattaattgtacATAGGGTCGGCCATTTGTGCAAAGTAACCCAGCCCATGATTTTATTTAGACATTGAACCTTTGTGCGGTAGCATTGCTCCATCATAGTCTTTTGAAGTCGATAGCatacttttgaaaataaatgTTTAATCATATTGATAAGACCTTGTTTTTGTATCAGGCTTTTAGTCGTAATCTTTCCCTCAAAATATTACGTTGGTAACACAGCTATTCAAATATTGGTATATAGCTACTTATGCTTCCCAGGCTCATCTAGTTTGCCCTGGAACAAGATGCGACCTTTGACAAGAAAATTCTCGAACAAAGGGTGAAGGTAAGGCTGTGTTTGTTCATGGAGTGGTGGCCACATCACCGAAAGGGTTGAGAATAAAAGAGCTAGGATTTCCTTCGATCGACATCCATGGCATCCAAAATGTAGAGATGGATCCACCCCCTCTGCAAGCCCACTCAAAACGCATCGTTCCAACGCGCAAAGAGACATAAAATCTAGCGGAGCTGGATTACAGGGCAATTACTTCTTTGGCAGGCAGCGACTGCCAAAGGAGATTTGCCCCGGAATTCACCTCCACAGTGCCTTCGTCTTAGAATTATCATCAGGTATGCTTCCATTTCCAACTCTTTGAATGCACACATTGAAGAAGGAACCGGCAACTTTGTCCGCATTTTGCGAGCGGGGCGGGACCGGGTTGTAgctttcgcgcgaaagaaggATCAACCTTCCTTCCTCTGCGACGAAGGCGGGACCGGGTCCAAATGGTGAGAGGTACTCGATAAAAAATCTtagtttttatattattttatttggcaGATAGGGCCATAGATAAATTTGGGCTGCTAGTACTCTCTACTCATATGTTCCAACATCAAATAGATGTTTTTTTCCGCGGTAAACCGATCCATCCTGAGTATCAAGTTGGTGGTGGTCGCAGAAATCTCAGCTCGTCTCATGTCCAAATTGGAAAAATTGGATAGGATTGCTGCACGCCTCCAAAAAAATATTTCGGGATCAGCGGTGATCTCGTTGTCAAGCACCTACGAGTCGATGATGGATGGCAGAGGAAAGACTTCGAGTAGTATTCCGATGCTGGCTCCAACCTAAGACAACAAAAATCAAGAAGTCCATGCACCAGAGCATATTCGGCGAGGAATCCTCCAATACTTAAGTCAAATGCAACTTTTAGGGAATAAAAGGAGATCTAAGAGACGCGTAAAACAATCAATATGGAGCTTACTTGGAAAGCCCTTTGGAACACAATATATAGGCAAGGGTCGAAACCCGTTGTCAAATGGTTTAGAGTTATATACTGGTTGGTAAGGCAACAAAGAGCATATTTTGCCTATAATTTTGCCTACACTTCTCGGTCGCGGCATTTACATGGATATCTTATTTATTGGAAAATAGTTAGCAATTATGGTCAaattaaaatatctaaagagCTAAAATATTATCATTCATCTTAAGAGCTAAAATAGTTAGTAATTAGGGGATTTGCACCTTCATTCATTTTAAGAGCTAAATTACCTTCTTTTACCACACCCTTCCAAAAATCAATACATTTTTCCTTGTCATATGAAGACAAACAGTATAGTAATAAACAATTGAAGAATAATTCCAATCTCCATACATGTTGGCCAAcaacttctttttcttgctttgtTACAATGGTAATGGATGCTTTAGAGATCTGggttataattaaataatcCTGTAGTTTCATCCGATCTAACAATACCTTCCAATCTTCCTGGAAATTTCACCTTGCATACCGattttcatcaatttttctgacttttagaagaaaacaaagatagAGGAGAGTTTGGCTACGGAGTTCAACCAGGAGAAGGCTAACTGACTTGCTTTTTTGCTGCACTATCTTCTTGAGATATCGAAACTCCATCAAAATTTAGTTCAGAATCACCGACAAGAATTATAGATCCTCATTATCTCATGATTAATACACCTCCATCCCTTTCTAGCTTCAGTATAGCCAAGAAATATGCACTTGACGGATTTCTTATCCAATTTGTTTTGTTAGGAAAACAATCATACTCgtgcacaataaacaaatccAAATACAAGAAGATGAGAGATACTACACTGTTCCCAAATAAATTTTATGGAATCATGTAACCAGTACTCCTCCAAGCTGTCATGATAGTAACATATACCATCATCTACAAGCACTCTATCCAAAATAAATGCTTCATATTTATAGCATTAATCATACTACGGATAGCTCCAAATAAATGTTTGTTCTTCGTTCTTGTCATACTTATTATGCCCAGAAGTATATGGACAAGTAAGCCATCCATATATGCCACAACTACCCTAATTGTTTGTAAGTTTTTTGAAAACATATCACCACCACTGTCAGTCCTCAAATAACCAATCTTATGTTTAAAAAATGTTCAATAAGAATTTTAAACTaacaaaaatttttaaatacttctaACTTGTCTCTAGCAAAGTAAATGACAGTAACAGAAATAATCAGTAAAGATAGGTTATGTACCTGTATGATCatgaataaaaataattatctttATATAAACAGTAAAATAATTAGAATATTtagaattaaaaaatatgtttttttcATCCGGTAGAAATCATGGTCATGATACCCatgttctccctctcccctgttcTCTCGCCCGCTCTTTGCCTTTCCCCGGCAGCCTCTCTCCAGCCGGACTCAGCGGGAGATCCGACGTAACCCAAATTAGATTTCTTCCCATTGTAATTATTAaaacttaaaataaaaaaagttggGGTCAACGATCCATTGGGTTGGTCATCAGTGATCGCACGCCCCTAGCTGATGTGTCATCAGACGTGGCAGGTCATTATTCGTAATCCCCATACAAATTTCGACGGAATCCGGTTTCGTCCGCTTGGGGAATATTCTCAACCGCAATCCCATCGCCATCCCGTCTTTCTTCTCCCAGCGGCAACCCAAAAAAGACATTCCTCCGCGGGACCCGCCGCACAGTCACACCTCCTTTTGTCTCATTCCTTAATCCAAATTTCCGCCGGACCACCGCAACGCATCCCATTCATAAATCACAATTGGATCCCGCTAACCTTGCCCCCGGGcaatagttaaaaaatattaattagccTCTAACTACCTTCACtatattttttccaaaaaataaagcgaaatctttatttaatataatatatcctttaaatattatattaaatggagagagaaaataaaaataataatcataaaAGTATAAGAGAGAATAAAGAAATACTTCCATCTTTTTTCCATTTCCTACTCTACCAATCAAGAGAGGATAAAAATGAAATGGCAAGGTTCAGTGGATACCACTATGACTACTTTTGCACCTACTCTGCCCATGGTGACATGATGTTATTTTAGTAATTTTCAATTAACAAATGGAGATACACCAGTATAGCTAACAAATACTGTACTAATAACTTTTCCACTTTAAAATTTCAATCAAAAAGCAGAATCAATTAAAATCCCACTAATCATCCCAGGCAACTATGTGTAATATAATTTGAATCTCACTAATCATCCCGAGTTAAGGGATAATAATTAATCTCCAACCATCTTTATTACATTTTTTTCCCAGCTACTTTTTAGAAGCAATTAATATCTTTGGAATAAGCTGTCTTTTGGAAGCAATTAATATTCTTGGAACAAGCTGCCTTTTAAAAGCAATTAATATTTCTAGAACAAGTTGTTTTTTGGAAGTAATTAATATTTCTTAACCATCGGCCCCGGGCGATGGTTATCATTTGCCATCACAATTAaccaattaataattaatcacGTGGTAATCACCTCCTACCAGAAGAAGTAATGGTATTTCTGTAATAAAGAATCCACCCAGTGTCATTTGCGAAGACCGCCCCGCTGCCGGCTTTATAAGCTATCCAGCTCGGTCTATCAACTAACGGTCATGCTTTCGCCGATggaggaagggaaggaggagaaCGCGGACTACGTGCTAACCCTCTTCGATGTCTATTGGTTTCACCGCCAAATCCTTCGCCCTTCTCCCCGGCCGCCGCCTCCACCGTTGCCGGTGCTACCTCCGCCTCTTCTGGACCGGGAGGACGCTGAATCCCAATCCTCGGAGTCGCCTCCTGCCTCCCGCCGCTCACTTCTCCTCCGTCGCCACCGACGATCTCTCAGCGACGAGGACGCTCCCTTGACGGAGCTCCGCATCCAGACCCCCAAGCTGCAGACAATCCTCTCCGGCAAAGAAGGCCTCGTCAGAGACGAGCCCCGGCAAAACGGTGCGACCGCCAGCGGCGGCGAGAACTGGACTGCGGCCAcgaggcggaggcggcggcggagaagGAGGGAAAGGAGTGGGAGGAGCAGCAGGAGCTTATCGGAGCTGCAATTCGAGGAGGTAAAGGGGTTCATGGATCTGGGTTTTACGTTCTCCGAAGCGGAGGCGGACCCCAGGCTGATATCGATCGTGCCCGGGCTCCAGCAGCTGGGGAAACGGGAGCCCGGAGACGGGGAACAGGCGGCGGAAGGCTCATCTTGCGCCTCCGAGGAGGTGGACGAGTCGGCGATCTCGAGGCCGTACCTCTCGGAGGCGTGGGACGCGCCGGAGAACAAGCTGGTGAATTGGAGGATCCCGAAGGCGGCGGACGGCGTGGTCCTAAAGGACCACCTCCGGTCCTGGGCCCACGCGGTCGCCTCCACCGTCCGATGAAGGTCAGGCGCCCATCACCGCCGTCTAGTTTTTCCTAGGAACTTAGATTCGATATTAATTGGGAATCAATTGTAAATATCGCGAGCGAAGTATATTTCCTATCAGGCCTTCAGCTTCTAGTCTTTTGTCTTTACTCGATTTCTTTGTTTAAGATGGGAAGTAGACCGTCGACCCCAGTTTCGCTGATCCAAACGTTGAGATATTGTATGATGGCGGAACATTGATATGTCATAGAGAAGTTACTTAGTTTTTTTTGCAGTGGGTGACGCTCAACCATCTCTCTTGGCGTGCAGCTCTTGCTGCAGTTGGTTAGGAATTAAAATGTTGcactggctttttttttttttttttgatcctaGATTGAAGACTTTCTTTGGTTGTAAGTAATCTATGATTGCGGGAGACTTTTAATGGAATTGAAAGAGTTTGCTGGGCGATGGATGAGTTGCTAGGGCTTCATGAAATTGATATGATGGAAAGTGTAGATCACAAATTACATGTTCATGTACTGGTGAGAAATGTGGAAGAAAAGAGGGGAAGGTTTTTgctattttcttttgaactttttcTACTACTTGCGTTACAGGCAACTTTTCTATGCAGCAGAGCTTAGCGTTCTCAGATCCAATGGCCAAAGGATTTTGCATCAAGTACTGCAGACTGCTGGTTGTCAACTAATGGAGCTGGTTGTACAACCCGTTGACATGACGAcccatttagattttttttcttttaatcataTGTAGTCTTCCTGGCAGAAGGATTTGCAACGAGTAATTGAGGTGGTTGTGGAATCCTTTGGACATAACAATGTCATATGATATCATGGTccatgtagtttttttttttttcattaaaacaAGTTCCAAGTGGTTTTTAAATTTTCAGCTGATGCTCTTTCGGAGGTGTCAAGGATATTCTTCCTATGATTCCTGccaaagtaaaatatttttctctgcaatgaaagaaaaaaaagagaggagaaacaAATGAAATATAACCACTAGAAATTCAATAGCTGGTGACAGTTGATCAAATACCTTTAAGCTGCTTCTTTACCATGTAATCAGCAGCTGCACACTATAACCATTTGCTCagcatattttattaaattattagaaaaataCGGCAGCAGCATCAGCTTAAATAAGGTAAGTAATGGGAGATTATCA
It includes:
- the LOC103707351 gene encoding uncharacterized protein LOC103707351, encoding MEEGKEENADYVLTLFDVYWFHRQILRPSPRPPPPPLPVLPPPLLDREDAESQSSESPPASRRSLLLRRHRRSLSDEDAPLTELRIQTPKLQTILSGKEGLVRDEPRQNGATASGGENWTAATRRRRRRRRRERSGRSSRSLSELQFEEVKGFMDLGFTFSEAEADPRLISIVPGLQQLGKREPGDGEQAAEGSSCASEEVDESAISRPYLSEAWDAPENKLVNWRIPKAADGVVLKDHLRSWAHAVASTVR